Proteins encoded together in one Microbacterium sp. ABRD28 window:
- a CDS encoding alkyl sulfatase dimerization domain-containing protein, with protein sequence MIEPDATPADGQDAADADRGFLAALVPGEVRGAAGAVVWDADAYAFLDGEAPATVHPSLWRQSQLVARQGLFELVDGIFQVRGLDLSNITFVEGERGVIVIDPLISTETAAAALGLYRSVRGDRPVAAVIYTHSHVDHFGGVKGVTTQAAVDAGEVPVLAPDGFLEHAISENLSAGTAMTRRAAYMYGAVLEKGPRGSVGAGLGQTTSTGTVTLIPPTDLLSRTGEERTIDGVRMVFQLAPGSEAPAEMHIFFSDARALCIAENATHTLHNVLTIRGALVRDARAWAGYLTEAIALFGDDLEVVFASHHWPTWGRERALQYLGEQRDLYAYLHDQTLRLLNRGLTGIEIAEQFRLPPVLERAWHARGYYGSVSHNVKAIYQRYMGWYDGNPARLWRHPPGAEAERYVDAMGGVDAVVDRARSAAAEGDLRWAAQLLDHAVFADPGHPDARALLAEVLEQLGFGSENGTWRNAYLMGADELRVGSRGTPVSLSADVLTALAPRQFLDALAVQVDGPSAWEMDLAIGWVFPDHGEVYRATLRNGVFTAVRDGRGECAVTVSVPRAALAPLAAGDVAGARRAGLGVTGDVALLVQLLGVLERGDPDFSIVVP encoded by the coding sequence GTGATCGAGCCAGACGCGACCCCCGCCGACGGGCAGGACGCCGCCGACGCCGATCGCGGGTTCCTTGCGGCGCTCGTCCCCGGCGAGGTGCGGGGCGCCGCGGGCGCCGTGGTGTGGGATGCCGACGCGTACGCGTTTCTCGATGGCGAAGCGCCGGCCACGGTGCATCCGAGTCTCTGGCGGCAATCGCAGCTCGTCGCCCGTCAGGGACTCTTCGAGCTCGTCGACGGGATCTTCCAGGTGCGCGGGCTCGACCTGTCGAACATCACCTTCGTCGAGGGCGAGCGCGGGGTGATCGTCATCGACCCGCTCATCTCGACCGAGACCGCCGCGGCCGCCCTCGGGCTGTACCGCTCGGTGCGGGGTGACCGGCCGGTCGCCGCGGTGATCTACACCCACAGCCACGTCGACCACTTCGGCGGGGTGAAGGGCGTCACCACGCAGGCGGCCGTCGATGCGGGCGAGGTGCCGGTGCTCGCACCCGACGGGTTCCTCGAGCACGCGATCTCGGAGAACCTGTCCGCCGGCACGGCGATGACGCGCCGCGCGGCGTACATGTACGGCGCGGTGCTCGAGAAGGGACCGCGGGGGAGCGTCGGTGCGGGGCTCGGGCAGACGACCTCGACCGGTACGGTGACGCTCATCCCGCCCACCGACCTTCTCTCGCGGACCGGAGAGGAACGCACGATCGACGGGGTGCGGATGGTGTTCCAGCTCGCGCCGGGTTCGGAAGCGCCCGCCGAGATGCACATCTTCTTCTCCGACGCCCGGGCGCTCTGCATCGCCGAGAACGCCACGCACACCCTGCACAACGTGCTGACCATCCGCGGGGCGCTCGTGCGCGACGCGCGCGCGTGGGCCGGGTACCTCACCGAGGCGATCGCGCTCTTCGGCGACGACCTCGAGGTGGTGTTCGCCTCGCACCACTGGCCGACGTGGGGGCGCGAGCGCGCGCTGCAGTATCTCGGCGAGCAGCGCGACCTGTACGCCTACCTGCACGACCAGACCCTCCGCCTGCTGAACCGCGGGCTCACGGGGATCGAGATCGCCGAGCAGTTCCGCCTCCCGCCGGTGCTCGAGCGCGCCTGGCATGCGCGCGGGTACTACGGCTCGGTGAGCCACAACGTCAAAGCGATCTACCAGCGCTACATGGGCTGGTACGACGGCAATCCGGCGCGGCTCTGGCGGCATCCGCCCGGGGCCGAGGCCGAGCGGTACGTCGACGCGATGGGTGGGGTCGACGCGGTCGTGGACCGGGCGCGCAGCGCCGCCGCGGAGGGCGACCTGAGGTGGGCCGCGCAGCTGCTCGATCATGCCGTGTTCGCCGACCCGGGTCATCCCGATGCCCGTGCCCTTCTCGCCGAGGTTCTCGAGCAGCTCGGATTCGGCAGCGAGAACGGCACGTGGCGCAACGCCTACCTCATGGGTGCGGACGAGCTGCGGGTGGGGAGCCGGGGGACACCGGTGTCGCTCTCGGCCGATGTGCTTACGGCGCTCGCGCCGCGGCAGTTCCTCGACGCGCTCGCCGTGCAGGTCGACGGGCCCTCTGCGTGGGAGATGGATCTTGCGATCGGGTGGGTCTTCCCCGACCACGGCGAGGTGTACCGCGCAACGCTCCGCAACGGCGTCTTCACCGCGGTGCGCGACGGCCGGGGGGAGTGCGCGGTGACGGTCTCGGTGCCGCGCGCGGCGCTCGCGCCGTTGGCGGCGGGGGATGTCGCGGGTGCGCGACGGGCAGGGCTGGGCGTCACCGGTGATGTGGCGCTGCTCGTGCAGCTGCTCGGGGTGCTCGAGCGCGGGGACCCGGACTTCAGCATCGTGGTGCCCTAG
- a CDS encoding polymer-forming cytoskeletal protein, protein MTDTQTVPRARTTWRRVARPFLAVTVTTVILLLGTGGAAVVVAPSNDGEGPQFYSGVAVDVSGTVDGDVYAAGQSVTVSGDVTGDIIAAAQTITITGTVDGDVRLAGQAVTISGEVTRSATVFAQSLRVDEGALIDADVVGATGATIVSGDVGRDVYLSTERLRVDGSIGGDLTYVSGDEAQIADGAVAGSVERIEPPETPRMEVSPWAVFVGWLLGALFALVSLSLITLAAGLLIPRWLDRVTDHLIPSPWKALLVGFIGAIAVPPALLVLAVTVVGFPLALAGLLVWTLMVLATFIYSAHYLGRLIFRDRVPPVVSALAGGVLLIIGLQIPWLNILVWLAMVLFGLGAQLLEVHRQRPWHVERRARDAAEAPDDVGVAVPGATTAPPAAAPTTTSTPPRPPDPTAGP, encoded by the coding sequence ATGACCGATACGCAGACTGTTCCCCGCGCGCGAACGACGTGGCGACGCGTCGCGCGGCCGTTCCTCGCGGTGACGGTGACGACCGTCATCCTGCTCCTCGGCACCGGCGGTGCCGCCGTCGTCGTCGCGCCATCGAACGACGGGGAGGGGCCCCAGTTCTACTCCGGCGTCGCCGTGGATGTCTCGGGCACCGTCGACGGTGACGTCTACGCCGCCGGCCAGAGCGTCACCGTCAGCGGCGACGTCACCGGTGACATCATCGCTGCCGCGCAGACCATCACGATCACCGGCACGGTCGACGGCGACGTCCGGCTCGCCGGGCAGGCGGTGACGATCAGCGGCGAGGTGACGCGAAGCGCCACGGTGTTCGCCCAATCGCTGCGCGTCGACGAGGGCGCGCTGATCGACGCCGACGTCGTCGGAGCCACGGGGGCAACGATCGTCTCCGGCGACGTCGGTCGAGACGTGTACCTCAGCACCGAGCGGCTGCGGGTCGACGGATCGATCGGCGGCGATCTCACCTACGTCAGCGGGGACGAGGCGCAGATCGCCGACGGCGCGGTCGCGGGATCGGTCGAGCGGATCGAACCGCCCGAGACGCCCCGCATGGAGGTCTCGCCGTGGGCGGTGTTCGTCGGCTGGCTGCTCGGCGCGCTCTTCGCGCTGGTGTCGCTGAGCCTCATCACCCTTGCAGCGGGGCTGCTCATTCCGCGGTGGCTCGACCGTGTGACCGATCACCTCATCCCCTCACCGTGGAAGGCCCTGCTGGTCGGATTCATCGGCGCCATCGCCGTGCCGCCGGCACTGCTCGTGCTCGCCGTGACGGTGGTCGGCTTCCCCCTCGCGCTCGCTGGGCTGCTGGTGTGGACGCTGATGGTGCTGGCGACCTTCATCTACAGCGCGCACTACCTCGGGCGCCTGATCTTCCGCGACCGGGTTCCGCCGGTCGTGTCGGCGCTCGCCGGCGGGGTGCTCCTGATCATCGGCCTGCAGATCCCGTGGCTGAACATCCTGGTGTGGCTGGCCATGGTGCTGTTCGGGCTCGGGGCCCAGCTGCTCGAGGTGCACCGGCAGCGACCGTGGCACGTGGAGCGGCGGGCACGGGATGCCGCGGAAGCGCCGGATGACGTCGGGGTGGCGGTGCCGGGCGCGACGACGGCGCCGCCTGCCGCAGCGCCGACGACGACGTCGACGCCCCCGCGGCCACCGGATCCGACGGCCGGGCCGTGA
- a CDS encoding BLUF domain-containing protein: MSLTTGDELVSVVYVSKARADVGDDTLRDILTESRENNAQSGVTGVLLYRDGQFVQVLEGPRDSVQSLVATITADPRHGDIRIVLDEPIDERQFGDWTMEFRPVATPQTALPEGFRDTFDDLDAAESPDRAARAVHDIGRWVKARTLRG; the protein is encoded by the coding sequence ATGAGCCTCACCACCGGCGACGAGCTGGTGTCGGTCGTCTACGTCAGCAAGGCCCGGGCGGATGTCGGCGACGACACGCTCCGCGACATCCTCACCGAGAGCCGTGAGAACAACGCCCAGTCGGGCGTGACCGGCGTGCTGCTGTACCGCGACGGCCAGTTCGTGCAGGTGCTCGAGGGCCCGCGCGACTCCGTGCAGAGCCTGGTGGCGACGATCACGGCCGATCCGCGTCACGGCGACATCCGCATCGTGCTCGACGAGCCGATCGACGAGCGCCAGTTCGGCGACTGGACGATGGAGTTCCGCCCCGTCGCGACACCGCAGACCGCCCTGCCCGAGGGGTTCCGCGACACGTTCGATGATCTGGATGCCGCGGAGAGCCCCGACCGCGCTGCCCGCGCCGTTCACGACATCGGACGGTGGGTCAAGGCGCGCACCCTCCGGGGTTAA
- a CDS encoding alpha/beta fold hydrolase: MRQRLLRRNSFWLVFSLVLMLVSAVGASLVQTAGGSVEVKDMQWEAASGREMNALLFKPVAASADDPRPAIVVSHGWWNNREMQTANYVELARRGYVVVSIDMYGHGDSDPLPAGEEAVGGTGMYDTVKLLADLPYVDTERIGVSGHSNGARAANFSVALDNEADTPLIASVLLVDNDAVYTDEEGAYTNVYGPRDTGIVQAQYDEFFFRSYDAEGNALTPPREFLSTPNAQSFLSFGADPADAEQREGFEVYTENVDGDEAMRVIYSLPQTHPWSTISSAAVGHLVDFFEESLGAPNPIPASNQIWQIKEIFTTIGLIGFGVFLVAFTRAMLAVPAFARLRVTEPVPAAAPTRKGLAWFWGGLALSVGVSAISYVLLSQAPWAGGIAFGVTNLIAPGVPWFIGIWAAINGLAAIAIMVVSYLVFGRESGQDLRASGVLPGWGRFFQGIGLALVTVVAAFLIVFVLDYFFTTDFRLWVVAVKVFTPEKIWFALLVLPLFLVYFFANSVAINGFNRFTLAGKEWLNTLVLAVFNALGPVILVVLQYTTFFITGETIPGFGGIFSIWLFPVILILAVAAVISRKIYRATNNPYIGGFVNAAVVTLISVSNSLVFV; this comes from the coding sequence ATGAGGCAACGACTTCTGCGGCGCAACAGCTTCTGGCTGGTGTTCTCGCTCGTTCTCATGCTCGTCTCTGCTGTGGGGGCGTCGCTGGTGCAGACCGCCGGCGGCAGCGTCGAGGTCAAAGACATGCAGTGGGAGGCGGCCTCGGGCCGCGAGATGAACGCGCTGCTGTTCAAACCGGTGGCGGCGTCGGCCGACGACCCGCGTCCCGCGATCGTCGTCAGCCACGGCTGGTGGAACAACCGCGAGATGCAGACGGCGAACTACGTCGAGCTCGCACGTCGCGGGTACGTCGTCGTCTCGATCGACATGTACGGCCACGGCGACTCCGACCCGCTGCCGGCGGGTGAAGAAGCGGTCGGCGGCACCGGCATGTACGACACGGTGAAGCTCCTCGCCGACCTGCCCTACGTCGACACCGAGCGCATCGGCGTCTCGGGGCACTCCAACGGCGCCCGTGCCGCGAACTTCTCCGTCGCCCTCGACAACGAGGCCGACACCCCGCTCATCGCCTCGGTGCTGCTGGTCGACAACGACGCGGTCTACACCGATGAGGAGGGCGCGTACACGAACGTCTACGGCCCCCGCGACACCGGGATCGTGCAGGCGCAGTACGACGAGTTCTTCTTCCGCAGCTATGACGCCGAGGGCAACGCGCTGACCCCGCCGCGCGAGTTCCTCTCCACCCCGAACGCCCAGTCGTTCCTCTCGTTCGGCGCCGACCCGGCCGACGCCGAGCAGCGCGAGGGCTTCGAGGTGTACACCGAGAACGTCGACGGCGATGAGGCGATGCGCGTCATCTACTCGCTGCCGCAGACGCACCCGTGGTCGACGATCTCGAGCGCCGCGGTCGGCCACCTGGTCGACTTCTTCGAGGAGTCGCTGGGGGCTCCGAACCCGATCCCGGCGAGCAACCAGATCTGGCAGATCAAGGAGATCTTCACCACGATCGGGCTGATCGGCTTCGGTGTCTTCCTCGTCGCCTTCACGCGCGCCATGCTCGCGGTGCCCGCGTTCGCGCGGCTCCGCGTGACCGAGCCCGTGCCCGCTGCCGCGCCGACCCGCAAGGGCCTCGCGTGGTTCTGGGGCGGACTCGCTCTCTCGGTCGGCGTCTCGGCGATCAGCTATGTGCTGCTGAGTCAGGCGCCCTGGGCGGGCGGCATCGCGTTCGGCGTCACCAACCTCATCGCCCCCGGTGTGCCGTGGTTCATCGGAATCTGGGCGGCGATCAACGGCCTCGCGGCCATCGCCATCATGGTGGTGTCGTACCTGGTGTTCGGGCGCGAGAGCGGCCAAGACCTGCGCGCATCGGGCGTGCTCCCCGGATGGGGCCGGTTCTTCCAGGGCATCGGCCTGGCGCTCGTCACGGTCGTGGCCGCGTTCCTCATCGTCTTCGTCTTGGACTACTTCTTCACCACCGACTTCCGCCTGTGGGTGGTCGCGGTGAAGGTGTTCACGCCCGAGAAGATCTGGTTCGCGCTGCTCGTGCTGCCGCTGTTCCTGGTGTACTTCTTCGCCAACTCGGTGGCGATCAATGGGTTCAACCGCTTCACCCTGGCGGGCAAGGAGTGGCTGAACACCCTCGTGCTGGCGGTGTTCAACGCTCTCGGGCCGGTCATCCTCGTCGTGCTGCAGTACACGACGTTCTTCATCACCGGCGAGACGATCCCCGGCTTCGGGGGCATCTTCAGCATCTGGCTGTTCCCCGTCATCCTGATCCTCGCGGTGGCGGCGGTGATCAGCCGAAAGATCTACCGAGCGACGAACAACCCCTACATCGGGGGCTTCGTGAACGCCGCCGTCGTGACCCTCATCTCGGTCTCGAACTCGCTCGTCTTCGTCTGA